The following proteins come from a genomic window of Azoarcus sp. PA01:
- a CDS encoding TIGR01458 family HAD-type hydrolase, whose protein sequence is MSSQPLSVAPPSLARRPRALLIDLAGVLHVGDQAIEGSVAALARLRQAALPLRFLTNTTRSPRRTIVAKLHRLGFDVVEDEIQTAARAAQLLVRQRGLKPLYVVHPDLAEEMGPSAAAPDAVVMGDMGPYLDYAQLNAAFRLLMAGGAFIAMAKNRYFMEEDGLSLDMGAFVAGLEFSSGVPAEIVGKPAASFFHSALAELGVAPAEAVVIGDDLHDDVGAAINAGIPAVLVRTGKFRAGDGADPMIRPAFVANDFAGVVAQLLGRD, encoded by the coding sequence ATGTCGTCACAGCCCTTGTCCGTCGCCCCTCCCAGCCTCGCGCGTCGCCCCAGGGCGCTGCTGATCGATCTGGCCGGCGTGCTGCACGTTGGCGATCAGGCGATCGAGGGTTCGGTCGCCGCACTCGCGCGACTGCGGCAGGCGGCGCTGCCGCTGCGCTTTCTCACCAACACGACGCGTTCGCCGCGCCGCACGATCGTCGCGAAGCTGCACCGGCTGGGCTTCGACGTTGTCGAGGACGAGATCCAGACTGCTGCCCGTGCTGCGCAACTGCTCGTCCGGCAGCGCGGACTGAAGCCGCTCTACGTCGTCCACCCGGACCTCGCGGAGGAGATGGGCCCGAGCGCTGCGGCGCCCGATGCGGTCGTGATGGGCGACATGGGACCGTACCTGGACTACGCGCAGCTGAACGCCGCGTTCCGCCTGCTGATGGCCGGAGGCGCCTTCATCGCGATGGCGAAGAACCGCTACTTCATGGAGGAAGACGGTCTTTCGCTCGACATGGGCGCCTTCGTCGCCGGCCTCGAGTTCAGCAGCGGGGTGCCGGCCGAGATCGTCGGCAAGCCGGCCGCAAGCTTCTTCCACAGCGCGCTCGCGGAGCTTGGCGTCGCGCCCGCCGAAGCGGTCGTGATCGGCGACGACCTGCACGACGACGTCGGCGCGGCGATCAACGCAGGCATTCCGGCGGTGCTCGTGCGCACCGGCAAGTTCCGCGCGGGCGACGGCGCCGACCCAATGATACGGCCCGCGTTCGTCGCCAACGATTTCGCAGGTGTGGTAGCGCAGCTGCTCGGGCGCGACTAA
- a CDS encoding RsmB/NOP family class I SAM-dependent RNA methyltransferase has translation MVLTFEHPADGVLSRYFRENREIGHRDRGFIAEAVYGIVRRLRWLRRLVGDDVRPRTLLLAWLARGEGWPMRHFEGLASATERDWISGIKARELDEGSFAERADLPDWLAERLLATHSEAEVLELAHSLNRPAPLDLRVNVLKADRGDVLEKLKFAGIEAKPCPLSPHGIRLGGKPALQKHPLFLEGAFEVQDEGSQLLGFLVQPKRGELVVDFCAGAGGKTLQLGALMRSTGRLYAFDVSEKRLGKLKPRVARAGLSNVHPVLIAHERDAKVKRLVGKADRVFVDAPCSGLGTLRRNPDLKWRQTPESVAEMVAKQGAILESAARLVKPAGRLVYATCSLLAEENDAIVDAFLAAHPEFREVDATEVLKKQGIALDTGTRLRLSPRKHDTDGFFAAVLERIPADA, from the coding sequence ATGGTGCTGACTTTCGAACACCCGGCTGACGGAGTGCTGTCGCGCTACTTCCGCGAGAACCGCGAAATCGGGCACCGCGACCGCGGCTTCATCGCCGAGGCGGTGTATGGCATCGTCCGCCGCCTGCGCTGGCTGCGCCGCCTGGTCGGCGACGATGTGCGGCCCCGCACCTTGCTGCTCGCGTGGCTCGCCCGCGGCGAAGGCTGGCCGATGCGCCATTTCGAAGGGCTCGCATCGGCGACCGAGCGCGACTGGATCTCCGGCATCAAGGCCCGCGAACTCGACGAAGGGTCGTTCGCCGAGCGCGCCGACCTGCCCGACTGGCTCGCCGAGCGGCTGCTCGCGACGCACAGCGAAGCCGAAGTGCTCGAGCTCGCGCACAGCCTGAACCGGCCGGCGCCGCTCGACCTGCGCGTCAATGTGCTGAAAGCCGACCGCGGCGACGTGCTCGAAAAGCTGAAGTTCGCCGGTATCGAAGCGAAGCCGTGCCCGTTGTCGCCGCACGGTATCCGCCTTGGGGGCAAGCCTGCGCTGCAGAAGCATCCGCTGTTTCTCGAAGGCGCGTTCGAAGTGCAGGACGAAGGCAGCCAGCTGCTGGGCTTCCTCGTGCAGCCCAAGCGCGGCGAACTGGTCGTCGATTTTTGCGCTGGCGCCGGCGGCAAGACGCTGCAGCTGGGCGCGCTGATGCGCTCGACCGGCCGGCTGTACGCGTTCGACGTCTCCGAGAAGCGGCTCGGCAAGCTCAAGCCGCGCGTCGCGCGCGCCGGGCTGTCGAACGTGCATCCGGTGCTGATCGCTCACGAACGCGACGCGAAAGTCAAGCGCCTCGTCGGCAAGGCCGACCGCGTATTCGTCGATGCGCCATGCAGCGGTCTCGGTACCTTGCGCCGCAACCCGGACCTGAAATGGCGCCAGACGCCGGAATCGGTCGCCGAAATGGTCGCGAAGCAGGGCGCGATCCTCGAATCGGCGGCGCGCCTCGTCAAGCCGGCAGGACGGCTCGTCTATGCGACCTGCAGCCTGCTCGCCGAGGAAAACGACGCCATCGTCGACGCATTCCTCGCGGCGCACCCCGAGTTTCGTGAGGTCGACGCGACCGAAGTGCTGAAGAAACAGGGCATCGCGCTCGATACCGGCACACGCCTGCGGCTGTCGCCGCGCAAGCACGATACCGACGGCTTCTTCGCCGCCGTGCTGGAGCGGATTCCCGCCGATGCGTGA
- a CDS encoding DUF3108 domain-containing protein, translating to MRHRLLIAAIGVSVAAHVALAGAAERVVAPAPPAVLQSSVAASSTAPRQPVAVPHADSRKAGVAAWPAQGSIRYRVMYGEGGFEVGEALHDWTHDDKRYRMTVKVKTTGVMDLLRSLQYEQRSEGRIGPKGLVPEHFRVEQSGKKPETAEFDWNTGQVTMRRGSRTRFAPVERGDQDLLSLWHQIGLTDAAALPDELKVVSGKSATPSVLERVGPERLVLPIGGLDTQRLRARALSGKLSIDVWLAREYGTLPVRIRITDDKGDVLDQQAVEVRLAPAGTATAKRVGSGKGQGASPAPVGTLAAEQEKIELRANDRAAASNHE from the coding sequence ATGCGCCACCGGCTCCTGATCGCCGCGATCGGCGTATCCGTGGCGGCGCATGTCGCGCTGGCCGGCGCGGCTGAGCGCGTCGTCGCACCGGCACCGCCCGCCGTCCTGCAGTCGTCGGTGGCCGCATCTTCGACAGCGCCCCGTCAGCCCGTGGCCGTGCCGCACGCCGATTCGCGCAAAGCGGGCGTCGCCGCGTGGCCTGCGCAGGGCAGCATCCGCTATCGGGTGATGTACGGCGAAGGCGGCTTCGAGGTCGGCGAGGCGCTGCACGACTGGACGCACGACGACAAGCGCTACCGGATGACGGTCAAGGTCAAGACCACCGGCGTCATGGATCTGCTGCGCTCGCTGCAGTACGAGCAGCGCAGCGAGGGCCGGATCGGCCCGAAAGGGCTGGTCCCCGAGCATTTCCGCGTCGAGCAATCGGGCAAGAAGCCCGAGACGGCGGAGTTCGACTGGAACACCGGGCAGGTGACGATGCGCCGCGGCAGCCGCACCCGCTTTGCGCCCGTCGAGCGCGGCGACCAGGACCTGTTGAGCCTGTGGCACCAGATCGGGCTGACCGACGCCGCCGCCCTGCCCGATGAACTGAAGGTCGTCAGTGGCAAGTCCGCCACGCCTTCGGTGCTCGAGCGGGTCGGCCCCGAACGGCTGGTGCTGCCGATCGGCGGCCTCGACACGCAACGCCTGCGCGCCCGCGCGCTGAGCGGGAAACTGTCGATCGACGTGTGGCTGGCGCGGGAATACGGCACGTTGCCGGTGCGCATCCGCATCACCGACGACAAAGGCGACGTGCTCGATCAGCAGGCGGTGGAAGTGCGCTTGGCGCCGGCCGGCACGGCTACCGCCAAGCGTGTCGGGTCCGGCAAGGGCCAAGGCGCCTCGCCGGCGCCGGTCGGCACGCTTGCCGCAGAGCAGGAAAAGATCGAATTGCGGGCGAACGACCGCGCCGCCGCATCCAACCACGAGTGA
- the purN gene encoding phosphoribosylglycinamide formyltransferase produces the protein MKSIVILVSGRGSNMEAIVRAGIAGATISAVISNRPDAKGLEFAASRGIATAVVDHKAFATREAFDAALAEAIDVHRPALVVLAGFMRVLSDDFVRHYEGRLLNIHPSLLPAFPGLHTHRRALEAGIRIHGATVHFVTAALDCGPVVIQAAVPVLSGDDEETLAARVLAQEHRIYPQAVRWFVEDRLALSAEGRVSVQGEARPDAGWTVPALEAAPITASGACATGS, from the coding sequence ATGAAGTCGATCGTCATTCTCGTTTCCGGCCGCGGCAGCAACATGGAAGCCATCGTGCGCGCCGGCATAGCCGGCGCGACCATCAGCGCGGTGATCAGCAATCGGCCCGACGCGAAAGGGCTCGAGTTCGCCGCGTCCCGCGGCATCGCGACGGCCGTCGTCGATCACAAGGCGTTCGCGACCCGCGAAGCGTTCGACGCGGCGCTGGCCGAAGCGATCGACGTGCACCGCCCGGCTCTGGTCGTTCTCGCCGGCTTCATGCGCGTGCTGAGCGACGATTTCGTGCGGCATTACGAAGGCCGCCTGCTCAACATCCATCCGTCGCTGCTGCCGGCGTTCCCGGGCCTGCACACCCATCGCCGTGCGCTCGAAGCGGGCATCCGGATCCATGGCGCGACGGTGCATTTCGTCACCGCGGCGCTCGATTGCGGCCCGGTGGTCATCCAGGCGGCCGTACCGGTGTTGTCCGGCGACGACGAGGAAACGCTTGCCGCGCGGGTGCTGGCGCAGGAACACCGCATCTATCCGCAGGCGGTGCGCTGGTTCGTCGAAGATCGCCTGGCGCTTTCCGCCGAGGGCAGAGTGTCGGTGCAGGGCGAAGCACGGCCCGACGCCGGATGGACCGTTCCGGCGCTCGAAGCGGCGCCGATCACCGCGAGCGGAGCATGCGCCACCGGCTCCTGA
- a CDS encoding type IIA DNA topoisomerase subunit B, whose amino-acid sequence MTGKQHYDESSFRVLKGLEPVRERPGMYTRTDSPAHIIQEVIDNAADEALGGFAKKIHVTLHLDGSISVADDGRGIPVGLHPDEHVPVVVLAFTRLHAGGKFDKRDGNGAYAFSGGLHGVGVAVTNALSTRVEVEVRREGKIHRIEFSDGGEKVGAILVAGDCGRQTGTRVRVWPDVKYFEAPRVPQGELERLLRSKAVLLPGVSVRLDIEQAGGAALTKTWTYPEGLAGYLREQAGDIEAVAPLYTGEKYADKDDPAYAPGEGAAWALAWFEHTVPSESFVNLIPTVAGGTHESGLRAGVFDAIKAFIEHHALLPRGVKLQQEDVCGRMSFVLSARLLDPQFQGQVKEKLNSREAVKLVSSMIRDPFEIWLNNHVEAGRAIAELSIRQALARQKSAQKVEKRKTSGVAVLPGKLSDCESEDLADNELFLVEGDSAGGSAKMARNKETQAILPLRGKVQNSWEIDPDRLLANAEIHDIAVALGVDAHAAGSNPDLAGLRYGKVVIMSDADVDGAHIQTLLLTLFFRHFPELITRSHIFVAQPPLYRVDVPAQGKKRPARRLYALDDGELAAIRDRLEKEGFKPDAIEVGRFKGLGEMNPDQLRETTMDPATRRVLPVEVRAGALEDTKRMFTLLMGKGEASGRRAWMEEKGDSVEADV is encoded by the coding sequence ATGACAGGCAAGCAGCACTACGACGAATCCTCGTTTCGCGTCCTCAAGGGGCTCGAACCGGTGCGCGAGCGCCCCGGGATGTACACCCGCACCGACTCGCCCGCCCACATCATCCAGGAAGTCATCGACAACGCCGCCGACGAGGCGCTCGGCGGCTTCGCGAAGAAAATCCACGTGACGCTGCACCTCGACGGGTCGATCAGCGTCGCCGACGACGGCCGCGGCATCCCGGTCGGGCTGCATCCCGACGAACACGTGCCGGTCGTCGTGCTTGCCTTCACGCGGCTGCACGCCGGCGGCAAGTTCGACAAGCGCGACGGCAACGGCGCATACGCGTTTTCCGGCGGCCTGCATGGCGTGGGCGTCGCCGTGACGAACGCGCTGTCGACGCGCGTCGAAGTCGAGGTCAGGCGCGAGGGCAAGATCCATCGCATCGAGTTCAGCGACGGCGGCGAGAAGGTCGGCGCGATCCTGGTAGCAGGCGATTGCGGCCGGCAGACCGGCACGCGCGTTCGCGTGTGGCCAGACGTGAAATATTTCGAGGCCCCGCGCGTGCCGCAAGGCGAGCTCGAGCGCCTGCTGCGCTCGAAGGCGGTGCTGCTGCCGGGTGTGTCGGTACGGCTCGACATCGAGCAGGCGGGCGGCGCGGCGCTGACGAAGACCTGGACCTACCCCGAAGGCCTGGCCGGCTACCTGCGCGAGCAGGCCGGCGACATCGAGGCGGTCGCGCCGCTCTATACCGGCGAAAAATACGCCGACAAGGACGACCCCGCTTACGCCCCGGGCGAAGGCGCGGCCTGGGCGCTGGCGTGGTTCGAGCACACCGTGCCGAGCGAATCCTTCGTCAATCTGATCCCGACCGTTGCCGGCGGCACGCACGAGAGCGGCTTGCGCGCCGGTGTGTTCGACGCGATCAAGGCTTTCATCGAACACCACGCGCTGTTGCCGCGTGGGGTCAAGCTGCAGCAGGAAGACGTCTGCGGCCGCATGAGCTTCGTACTGTCGGCGCGGCTCCTCGACCCGCAGTTCCAAGGCCAGGTGAAGGAAAAATTGAACTCGCGCGAAGCGGTCAAGCTCGTGTCGTCGATGATCCGCGACCCGTTCGAGATCTGGCTCAACAACCACGTCGAAGCCGGTCGAGCGATCGCCGAACTGTCGATCCGGCAGGCGCTCGCGCGGCAGAAGAGCGCACAGAAAGTCGAGAAGAGAAAAACTTCCGGCGTCGCGGTGTTGCCGGGCAAGCTCTCCGACTGCGAGTCCGAGGACCTTGCCGACAACGAGCTTTTCCTCGTCGAGGGCGACTCCGCAGGCGGCTCGGCGAAGATGGCGCGCAACAAGGAAACGCAGGCGATCCTGCCGCTGCGCGGGAAGGTGCAGAACTCGTGGGAAATCGATCCGGACCGCCTGCTCGCGAACGCCGAGATCCACGACATCGCAGTCGCGCTCGGCGTCGACGCGCATGCCGCCGGAAGCAACCCGGATCTCGCCGGCCTGCGCTACGGCAAGGTCGTCATCATGTCCGACGCCGACGTCGATGGCGCGCACATCCAGACGCTGCTCTTGACGCTGTTCTTCCGCCACTTCCCGGAACTGATCACGCGCAGCCACATTTTTGTCGCCCAGCCCCCGCTGTACCGTGTCGACGTGCCCGCGCAGGGCAAGAAGCGCCCGGCGCGACGACTCTACGCGCTCGACGACGGCGAGCTCGCAGCGATCCGCGACAGGCTCGAGAAGGAAGGCTTCAAGCCGGACGCGATCGAAGTCGGGCGCTTCAAGGGCCTCGGCGAGATGAACCCGGACCAGCTGCGCGAGACGACGATGGACCCGGCGACGCGCCGCGTGCTGCCGGTCGAGGTGCGCGCCGGCGCGCTCGAGGACACGAAGCGCATGTTCACGCTGCTGATGGGCAAGGGCGAAGCTTCGGGGCGACGCGCGTGGATGGAGGAGAAGGGCGACAGCGTCGAGGCGGACGTGTGA
- the mutL gene encoding DNA mismatch repair endonuclease MutL: protein MSLHRPAAIRPLADVLVNQIAAGEVVERPASVLKEVLENALDAGARAIDVQLEQGGVRRIRVADDGCGIERDDLALALERHATSKIATLDDLEQVGTMGFRGEALAAIAAVARLTLTSRAAGSAHAWRIDGSDRSVAPAALNQGTVVDVAELFYSTPARRKFLKSEATEYAHCDEVLRRIALARPDLGLQLAHNGRVVHRLPAGDPLRRVAALMGDDFLQHARALDADAGPLRLAGFAALPAYSRTSRDAQYLFVNGRFVRDKLLTHAVRQAYADILHGSRHPAYVLFLELNPAGVDVNVHPAKIEVRFREARAVHQFVFHALTRSLAESGAGIATTGGNANTSTVAAEVGRANSAAPALAANPLRYASAAGHAAAPVQGRLAMESASRSYYDFAASARPTAESPSSPPDAGGFRATAFAPSAGRLPAAAAEAPMPLADAAGAPLGYAIAQLHGIYILAQNAVGLVLVDMHAAHERILYEKLKTVLDGHPAVQRLLIPAVLSVGAKDMAAAEECAEVLARMGFELAPVGPAELAVRSVPALLASAPIGELLRKLLEELREFSASEVVTARRNELLATMACHGAVRAHRNLTIPEMNALLRDMEATERADQCNHGRPTWTQLTMGDLDRFFMRGQ, encoded by the coding sequence ATGTCCCTCCATCGCCCTGCCGCCATCCGACCGCTCGCCGATGTCCTCGTCAACCAGATAGCTGCGGGCGAAGTCGTCGAGCGGCCGGCCTCTGTCCTGAAGGAAGTGCTCGAGAACGCGCTCGACGCCGGCGCCCGTGCGATCGACGTGCAGCTCGAGCAGGGCGGCGTGCGCCGCATCCGCGTCGCCGACGATGGCTGCGGCATCGAACGGGACGATCTCGCGCTGGCGCTCGAACGCCATGCGACGAGCAAGATCGCGACGCTCGACGATCTCGAGCAGGTCGGCACGATGGGCTTTCGCGGCGAAGCGCTCGCAGCGATCGCGGCCGTCGCGCGTTTGACGCTGACGAGCCGCGCCGCAGGCAGCGCGCACGCGTGGCGCATCGACGGCAGCGACCGCAGCGTCGCGCCGGCGGCGCTGAACCAGGGCACCGTTGTCGACGTCGCCGAGCTTTTCTACAGCACGCCGGCGCGGCGCAAGTTCCTGAAATCCGAAGCAACCGAATATGCGCACTGCGATGAAGTGCTGCGCCGCATCGCGCTCGCCCGCCCCGACCTCGGCCTGCAGCTCGCGCACAACGGCCGCGTCGTCCATCGCCTGCCCGCCGGTGACCCGCTGCGACGCGTCGCGGCGCTGATGGGCGACGACTTCCTGCAGCACGCGCGCGCCCTCGATGCCGACGCCGGGCCACTGCGCCTCGCCGGCTTCGCCGCGCTGCCGGCGTATTCACGCACGAGCCGCGACGCGCAGTACCTGTTCGTCAATGGCCGCTTCGTGCGCGACAAGCTGCTGACGCACGCAGTGCGCCAAGCGTACGCCGACATCCTGCACGGCAGCCGTCATCCCGCTTACGTGCTGTTCCTCGAGCTCAACCCCGCCGGCGTCGACGTCAACGTGCATCCGGCGAAAATCGAGGTGCGCTTTCGCGAGGCGCGCGCAGTTCATCAGTTCGTGTTCCATGCGCTGACGCGCAGCCTCGCCGAGTCCGGCGCTGGCATCGCAACCACGGGCGGTAATGCCAATACGTCTACGGTGGCTGCGGAAGTCGGCCGGGCGAATTCCGCGGCGCCGGCCCTCGCCGCGAATCCGCTCCGCTACGCGAGCGCGGCCGGCCACGCCGCAGCCCCGGTGCAGGGCCGCCTCGCAATGGAGTCGGCGAGCCGCAGCTATTACGACTTCGCCGCGAGCGCGCGCCCGACTGCCGAAAGCCCCTCTTCGCCGCCCGACGCCGGCGGATTCCGCGCAACGGCTTTCGCCCCGTCCGCAGGCCGCCTGCCGGCTGCCGCCGCTGAAGCACCGATGCCTCTGGCTGACGCCGCGGGCGCCCCGCTCGGCTACGCGATCGCGCAGCTCCACGGCATCTATATCCTCGCGCAGAACGCCGTCGGCCTCGTCCTCGTCGACATGCATGCCGCGCACGAACGCATCCTCTACGAGAAGCTCAAGACCGTGCTCGACGGCCACCCCGCGGTGCAGCGCCTGCTGATCCCGGCCGTGCTGTCGGTCGGCGCGAAGGACATGGCGGCCGCTGAAGAGTGCGCCGAAGTCCTCGCCCGCATGGGCTTCGAACTCGCTCCCGTCGGCCCGGCCGAGCTCGCGGTGCGCAGCGTGCCGGCGCTGCTCGCGTCCGCGCCGATCGGCGAGCTGCTGAGAAAGCTCCTCGAGGAGCTGCGCGAATTCTCGGCCTCCGAAGTCGTCACCGCGCGGCGCAACGAACTGCTCGCGACGATGGCGTGCCACGGCGCGGTGCGGGCGCACCGCAACCTGACGATCCCGGAGATGAACGCGCTGTTGCGCGACATGGAAGCCACCGAGCGCGCCGACCAGTGCAACCACGGCCGGCCGACGTGGACACAGCTAACGATGGGCGATCTCGACCGCTTCTTCATGCGCGGGCAATGA
- a CDS encoding phospholipase D family protein, with protein sequence MREHLRGALLVLVALAAPALALAGGGHTLSARGSIEVVFSPEGSGEEALLRVIGAARETLHVQAYVFTSRPIAEALVRAHRRGVQVQVLADAQMNRRGKGNALPRLLEAGVPVALETRYAAAHNKVLIADGGGPACVVATGSYNFTWSANKRNAENLLVLRDNCPLAAAYLDNWRRHREEATPITRLPWKP encoded by the coding sequence ATGCGTGAGCATCTGCGCGGTGCGTTGCTGGTGCTCGTGGCGCTTGCGGCACCGGCGCTCGCGCTCGCCGGCGGCGGGCACACGCTGTCGGCGCGCGGCTCGATCGAAGTCGTGTTCTCGCCCGAGGGCAGCGGCGAAGAGGCGCTGCTGCGCGTCATCGGCGCGGCGCGCGAAACGCTGCACGTGCAGGCCTACGTATTCACCAGCCGTCCGATCGCCGAGGCGCTTGTCAGGGCTCATCGGCGCGGCGTGCAGGTCCAGGTGCTCGCCGATGCCCAGATGAACCGGCGCGGCAAAGGCAACGCGCTGCCCAGGCTCCTGGAAGCTGGCGTGCCGGTAGCGCTGGAGACGCGTTACGCTGCGGCCCACAACAAGGTGCTGATCGCCGACGGCGGCGGGCCAGCGTGCGTGGTCGCGACCGGTTCGTACAATTTCACGTGGTCGGCGAACAAGCGTAATGCCGAAAACCTGCTCGTGCTGCGTGACAACTGTCCGCTCGCCGCCGCCTATCTCGACAACTGGCGGCGCCACCGCGAGGAGGCGACGCCGATCACCCGTCTGCCCTGGAAGCCCTGA
- the parC gene encoding DNA topoisomerase IV subunit A — MSNDTLDLFGPPPAPGAPAETAPPAPPIPPADATGDGPLPLDRYAERAYLAYAMSVVKSRALPQVEDGMKPVQRRILYAMNEMRLSAASKHVKSARVVGDVIGKYHPHGDTSVYDAMVRVAQDFSLRYPLVDGQGNFGSRDGDSAAAMRYTECRLTPIAELLLAEIDRGTVDFVPNYDGAFEEPQLLPARLPFVLLNGASGIAVGMATEIPPHNLREVAEAVCHLIRNPDAGLDAVLPLLPGPDFPGGGQLISSPDAIRDAYASGRGSLRMRARWRIEELARGQWRVIVEQLPHGVSAAGVLAEIEALTNPQPRGGKKDVSQEQKNLKQLVLGVLETVRDESSDKSPVRIVLEPRSSRQSRDEFMAVLLAHTSLESSVSVNMTMIGHGPVQGGRPQQKNLVQILREWIDFRYVTVERRTRHRLDEVDRRLHILEGRMIAFLHIEDVIRVIRESDEPKPALIEAFGLSEIQAEDILEIRLRQLARLEGFRIEKELAELKEERGKLQHLLDNRAAMTKLILREITDDAKKYGDERRTLIESVAPVAPAEISVPDEPVTVLVSKNGWVRSRQGHGIDAAAITYKAGDFAFAVIETRSTWPLVVLDTQGRAYTVRVAELPGGRGDGVPIATLVDFQNGAKLAQLVSAEPESAWMFANSGGYGFICTLVEATSRQRAGKAFMTVEKGEKVLAPARVLGERIAAVSENGRLLVFPRSEMKVQAGGRGVIVMALDEGEAMVAVAAPADGAVLKVAGIGRGNKATSVELKPAQLATLVQRRARKGSPLAIRIKPTALL; from the coding sequence ATGAGCAACGACACCCTCGATCTTTTCGGCCCTCCGCCAGCCCCCGGAGCGCCTGCCGAGACCGCCCCGCCCGCCCCGCCGATTCCGCCCGCCGACGCCACTGGCGACGGACCGTTGCCGCTCGACCGCTACGCCGAGCGCGCCTACCTCGCCTACGCGATGAGCGTCGTCAAGTCGCGCGCGCTGCCGCAGGTCGAGGACGGCATGAAGCCGGTGCAGCGGCGCATCCTGTACGCGATGAACGAGATGCGCCTGTCGGCCGCGTCGAAGCACGTGAAGTCGGCGCGCGTCGTCGGCGACGTCATCGGCAAGTACCACCCGCACGGCGACACCAGCGTCTATGACGCGATGGTGCGCGTCGCGCAGGACTTCTCGCTGCGCTACCCGCTCGTCGACGGCCAGGGCAACTTCGGCTCGCGCGACGGCGACTCGGCCGCGGCGATGCGCTACACCGAATGCCGGCTGACGCCGATCGCCGAGCTCCTGCTCGCCGAGATCGACCGCGGCACCGTCGACTTCGTGCCGAACTACGACGGCGCGTTCGAGGAACCGCAACTCCTGCCGGCGCGCCTGCCGTTCGTGCTGCTGAACGGCGCGTCGGGAATCGCCGTCGGCATGGCGACCGAGATTCCGCCGCACAACCTGCGCGAAGTCGCGGAAGCCGTCTGCCATCTGATCCGCAATCCGGATGCCGGCCTCGACGCCGTCCTGCCACTCCTGCCCGGTCCGGATTTCCCCGGCGGCGGCCAGCTGATCTCGTCGCCCGACGCGATCCGCGACGCATACGCATCCGGGCGCGGCAGCCTGAGGATGCGCGCGCGCTGGCGCATCGAGGAACTCGCGCGCGGCCAGTGGCGCGTCATCGTCGAACAATTGCCGCACGGCGTGTCGGCTGCCGGCGTGCTCGCCGAGATCGAGGCGCTGACGAACCCTCAGCCGCGCGGCGGCAAGAAGGACGTCAGCCAGGAGCAGAAGAACCTCAAGCAGCTCGTGCTCGGCGTGCTCGAGACGGTGCGCGACGAGTCGAGCGACAAGTCGCCGGTGCGCATCGTGCTGGAGCCGCGCTCGTCGCGCCAGAGCCGCGATGAGTTCATGGCGGTGCTGCTCGCGCACACCAGCCTCGAAAGCTCGGTGTCGGTGAACATGACGATGATCGGGCATGGTCCCGTGCAGGGCGGCCGGCCGCAGCAGAAGAACCTCGTGCAGATCCTGCGCGAGTGGATCGACTTCCGCTATGTCACCGTAGAGCGGCGCACGCGTCACCGCCTCGACGAGGTCGACCGACGCCTGCACATCCTCGAAGGCCGCATGATCGCGTTCCTGCACATCGAGGACGTGATCCGCGTGATCCGCGAATCCGACGAGCCGAAGCCGGCGCTGATCGAAGCGTTCGGCCTGTCCGAGATCCAGGCCGAGGACATCCTCGAGATCCGCCTGCGTCAGCTCGCGCGCCTCGAAGGTTTCCGGATCGAGAAGGAGCTCGCCGAACTCAAGGAAGAGCGCGGGAAGCTGCAGCACCTGCTCGACAACCGCGCGGCGATGACGAAGCTGATCCTCAGGGAGATCACCGACGACGCGAAGAAATACGGCGATGAGCGCCGTACGCTGATCGAGAGCGTCGCCCCGGTTGCACCGGCCGAAATCAGCGTGCCCGACGAGCCGGTGACGGTGCTCGTGTCAAAAAACGGCTGGGTGCGTTCGCGCCAGGGCCACGGCATCGATGCCGCGGCCATCACATACAAGGCGGGCGACTTCGCGTTCGCGGTCATCGAGACGCGCAGCACCTGGCCGCTCGTCGTCCTCGACACGCAGGGCCGCGCCTACACGGTGCGCGTCGCCGAGTTGCCGGGCGGGCGCGGTGACGGCGTGCCGATCGCAACGCTGGTCGACTTCCAGAACGGTGCCAAGCTCGCGCAGCTCGTCTCCGCCGAGCCGGAATCGGCCTGGATGTTCGCCAACTCCGGCGGCTATGGTTTCATCTGCACGCTCGTGGAAGCGACGAGCCGCCAGCGCGCCGGCAAGGCGTTCATGACTGTCGAGAAAGGCGAAAAAGTCCTGGCGCCGGCGCGCGTCCTCGGCGAGCGCATCGCCGCGGTGTCGGAGAACGGCCGCCTGCTGGTGTTCCCGCGCAGCGAGATGAAAGTGCAGGCCGGCGGGCGCGGCGTCATCGTCATGGCGCTCGACGAAGGCGAAGCGATGGTCGCGGTCGCGGCGCCGGCCGATGGCGCGGTGCTGAAAGTCGCAGGCATCGGCCGCGGCAACAAGGCGACGAGTGTCGAGCTGAAGCCGGCGCAGCTCGCGACGCTCGTGCAACGGCGCGCGCGCAAGGGTTCGCCGCTGGCGATCAGGATCAAGCCGACCGCTCTGCTCTGA